The window tttttttcctttgcctctttcaatgtgctgttaagtccattcaacagatattttcatttccattattgtactgtctgttttaaaatttccatttggtccttatttgtatattctatatctttgctttggaacttccctcttttttttggcaagactttgtatttctttcctttattttaaatgtgttcataATTCCTaattgaagcatttttatgatagctacatattatttattattatttattatttccttgtcAAATGATTCCAACATCTGTGCCATCACACTTTTGCCTCTAGAGATTGTCTTTTTTCATTCCATTGAGATTTTCCTGGTCCTTTATGTGAGCAGTGATATGTATGAGCAGAATCTATTGTGCTCTAGAAAGTTGGGTTAttatgagactctgggtcttatttaaatcttcttttgtTTTAACAGAACTTCTCTGAAAcctaaaaaatagagaaaggggaTGATTTTCTCATTAATACAAGGTGTGGGTAGAAGCGCAGGTTCCCCACTTGGCTTCTGTTATAACAACTTGAAGAAGTGGATAAGAGACACCTCATTACCTCTTGATGAAGGAGAAGCCCATGCTCATCAATGAGAGTCATTACCACTGGAATATGGCAAAAAATCCTAGCTCACACCTTGGATATAAGAGATTGGCATCTGTTACACTTGGGAGAAAATGGATAAGCCCCCCCATGGATCTTCGCTGATATAGGTGGAATGGGATTGCAGATTTTTCTGTGGTGTTTGGCTGAAGTAGTGAGATTATTGCCAAAAAGCTTTCTGTCTTGTTATGCCACTCCTTTCCTGGTGCCTTGACCAGAATAAGTCTTCCTTCATACTTTGTGTCTTCCCACTGGAAACTTCTCTAGTATTTAGTCTATAATACATAAAAGGCAGAAGGAAACCCAGAAAATTCACTGCTGTGTGATTCCTCAGGTCCCAAGATCCCTGGGTGGACTTTCTTCTTCTTATCACCTTTCACAGTCtacttatgtttgttttatatataatttccagGGGATTAGCTTTAtttagaagaagaagagagagaattgaCTCTACTCCACCTTGTCTGGAACCAGAAGTCTCTGTATCTATTTGAAAACTGAATCCATTGTTAAAGCTTAGGTGAATTCacaattaattatttcaacattttaaggaataaagaagttcaattttataaaatctagtcacagaatagaaaaatgtagaaaactttcccaattcattttatgaagccagaaTAAAATTGATACCAAAATCTAATAAGGATatgtttgaaaaggaaaattaagaacCTATTTGTCCTATGAATATAGTTGGAAAAATCCTAAATGCAGAAATCAGAATGTTGAATAAAGTGTTGTATTTAAAGGATAGAAAACAACAAGTGAATTTAATTCTAGAAATTCAGGAGTGGTTTATTATTCAAAATTCAAACACTGGCACTATGataatatcataaaaataaatacctgatttgcctgccatgccagagacccaggttcaattcctggagcctgcccatgccaaaaaaaataaaataataaaataaataccacatAGTAATGTTTATAGATGCAGAAAGCTAttggaaaattattgctctttatttttaaCCCTTTGGAACaagtttcattttgctttgtctTCTGTTTATGAAATGTGCTTCTTGAGAACTAGAATTgtgtcttttccttctttgtatattacCAGAATTTTGGcatcaaaatttaatgaaagatctTTCACACATTTGGAtctcaaaatatggaaaaaaatctaaataaatggtacACATGTTTATAATGTCATTACAGTGCGGTTGGCTCTTATCTTATCAAATTATATGTACCATCTTGTTACTTCATAGTTTATTAACTACAAATGAGTTCAGGTCTCACTACTAAAGTGTGTGTCCTTCTTACGAAGGCATTTTGAATTCTAGAGGTGCTCCACAAGTGTGGAAGGAGTTCAAATACTAAGGCTTGAAGCTATCCCATGACTTGGTTAGGGAGCCAAAAAGTTAACAAAAGATAAGTGGAAGTAGAAGAGACAATTGGAAAACAATGGCAGAAATGTGTTGGCTATTCTCCTGAGACAAGGCACCCACAGTTTTGATCATCAATGGTACACTTCTATCTGCTTCTTCCCACTGAGGAAATATGTACTACATTGCATTCATTTCTAATACTATAAAAAGGGCATTTTTGAGATATTATAATGATGGGAATAGGTCTTTACTCATAAGGAATAAGGAATGAAAAGAATCTCTGGCCCCAGTCTTCCACGATTGTCATTACTCTCAAAAGTTCAAGAgaagtgggcgggccgcggtggctcagcgggcaaagtgcttgcctgctatgccggaggacctcggttcgattcccggccccagcccatgtaacaaaaacggagaaacagaatacaataaaacaagaaaatgtttaaaagatgtttccctttcttccttccttccttccttctctctgtctttcctttaaaaaaaaaaaaaaaaaaaaaaaaaaagttcaagagaAGTGGAAAACTACTTTGTCAttccacatttatttttgtttaccattttccatttatgaatatttttacatCAGTTAAAATTATCTAATAAAATCACATGGGGAAATTCATAATATACAGTTAGCTTAAAAAGTTGTTATAACATTAGATATGcactatgctctcaaattcatatatattatatacaaattaatatactaaaatattaatGTTACTGTAGTTGAAATTATAGATgactttagtttcttcatttggaCTTTTCCAAATTTCCAAGATTTTCTGCAATgtgtatgtattatttatttatttaattacaaacttttttatttattttaaataataaattattgctCACTAAGTTAGGTATAATTAGATCTTTGAGACAAAATCCCTAAAGCTTTAGAAGTTACTACCTTTCACATAGTTTAAAGGCACTACTTTAAATCTCTTCTGGGATTACAGCGTCCCTgctaaggaaaacaaagaatgattTAAATTGGCTACAAGAGCCATTGTGGATCCTCTGAAAAATTTTAAGGTACAGAGATTGGAGCATACTTATATGACAGATCGATTTACTTACAGCCTATATGTACTATAAGTTtggttataatttatttatataattataagatTAGTTATATGGCAGATTGAACATAAATTCAAGACAGGCCATTTAGTAGGGATGACAGCATCCCCTTAGGTCTACTTTCCTCGACTCTACCCCAGTAACCTGGAGTAGTGGGCTTCTTAACCAGCCCTATAGCATAGCTACAGCTTTAAGAGATCTGAGATGTTAACTGGTATGAGGAAGTACAAAAACAGTGAACTTAGCATGTGGACACATAAAAATTGATAAAGCACTGTACGTAGGAATGACGAATGTATGAATATGTTTCTATctaaaactgtgttcttttttaatatctgAAGTTTCACCAGGACAAGCTGTCTACTTTGTGTGGAGAAAGTAAGAATACTACCCTCAGGTAGGgcataattgaaaatatttgtttctgaaagaaaatgaaaaagggaaatggTAAATTCTGAATAatctattttttgtatttttttaagctttttattttgaacaatTTTAGACTATCAGAGAAGTTGACAGTTCAAAGAGTACCCGAATAACCCTTCCCCCCttctaatattaatattttaaacaaccATAGTGCAATCATAAAGAATGTGAAATTAacactatattttattattaattaaactaTGGAACTTATTCAAATTGCAACAATTTTCCActaatatctttttctgctccAGAATCTTTTCCAGGATCTCCCATTGAATATAACTGTTATCCTCCTTAGTCTCTTCTAGTTTGTAACAGTTCCTCaggtttattcttcttttttaatttgaaaagttctaaataaatgaaaaaatatatatggacaaAATAATTATTAAGTCAAGGGAATATCTTGGAAATCTATGAACatacttttaatttattcatttcttcttaccatggaaaaagttttttaaaaatctgcttagAGTCCAAATTAGATTATCAGGTGTGAAGAACAAAGTTACTTCATAAATAATAGGGAAGCTAGTTGATTCAGGAAGTAGAAATGCAATATTTAACACTGGCAGTTTCCTCCTAGGAATATTCCAGGATGGGTGTGGCATAGCATGATTCAAAAGACTCCTTGTACGAAATGTGAAATGCTGGCTAAGTTTATATATGCTACAAACCAACTACTACTACCTTCTGTGTGCAAATACAGGTAGATGACAGGCATATGCATGTGATCCATGaaggttttctttcctttggagtttttttctcttcaatagGCACTGGAGACCAACCTAAACACAGACCCTTTGGGGGAGATGGACAAAACTCAGGAAGCAACAAAATTGAAACTTTACCTCTTTTGggacagaaataaagaagcaaaggtAACAGAAGTCCCTGCTGTTTACTCATGGTCCCTCCTATCCACCAGGcacctcctctttcttttctattgGACAGTATTTTTGATGCTTTGGGGTACATCCTATCTGGGCTGCTAAGCTTGGCCACATTCTAAGTAGTGGATTCTGGTTTTGAAAGAATTAGGGCTGTGTCAATATGTCTGCTCAAGGTGGACATATTTGTGAGGGTGGTTGAAATCAGATCATTAAATGCAATCAATTAACCTGCATAATAAAGCAGAAGAAAATCTCTCCAATTTCCTATCCATTGATGTTCTCTTTCCTCCTCGGGTTTTAGAGAAAGCCGGGCTAACAAATGCTTCAATGTCTTTGACTCTGTGATGTCCTAATCATTAGAAGAATAGAAATATGCTAACTCTGGCACCAAGGTGATTCCTGactaagaaaaatttcaaacatttgtttcaaaattttataatcagaaaataaaagttcattgaagaaaatatgaaaatggttaagaaaaatttaaatgccCTTATTTTACTTCCCCTGACTACCAAAGAACtgtcatgcaatgggttggcttacacaatgggaatttactggcccATGGTCTTGAGggtagaaatctaaaatcaatGCACTggcaggcaatgctttctcccagaagacttgGCATCCTGggcctggctgccagtgatctttggtccttggttATTTTACCACAAGTTAATGCTCTTGGTAGCCTCTCCTggattctcctttcttttccaggttccattgatctTCAGTTTCTCGATGCTTactttggctttttctttctctcagaccttccctataaggcattcagtaataggactaagatccatcctgattcagcagggccacactttaactgaagtaaccacatcaaaaggtcctatttataaaagttcatacccacaggaatagattaagtttaagagtgtatttttctggggtacatagctccaaaccatcacagccaCAAATCCCACTTTCCAAAGAAaatcattgtaaatattttagtgtGGTTTCTTCTAGccacacacatataaaattgTGATCACTTATATCACCATGAATATGACACTTTTATATAACATTACATCACAAACATTTTCCTCAATTCTTCTCCAAGATTACAGTTTCCATAGGTATAACAAATGAGGgtatttttcctcttattttataacatcccaccaccaccatcagatACCAGATTGTCAGTATCCCGAAGGGAAAACAGTGCAACTATTGGTTGGATctttcatggaaaaaaataaataataataatgataataatagaaaTCTTTGGCTGACTTTTAGAGAAATACCTCCAGAGTTTCATCATTTAAACTAAGTTGGTCTATGTCAAGAATACTAAGAATttgtaaaaagaataaattttgtatcaaatgattttatatatagcTAGATGAACATAAAGGTTTTTTTATTCACCTATTTGTTAATATTGATGAATTTGCAAATGTTAATTTAGAATGtcttaaattcatgaaatatatGACATCACATTAATACATAATTGGATCTGGTTTGAGTATATTTATTCATGATGTTTACATATGTATCTAAATGACAGTGAACCAcactttaattctttctttgccAGTTTGGGGTGAAAAAccattttggtttggtttggtttggtttgataaaataatttgcaaagtTTTCCATGATTCTGAACATTAAACCATTTATGTAGTATAGATATAGtttctgaaaagaataaaataactctTGCGTTCAGCAAATGTTTTGAAGGTGAGCATCTGTTTTTTCACAATTGGATTAGTAATTACTACAGTATTTGCCATGCAaagttttgaataaatgaataaatgaaggtacTATGAGAGAGTTGAGCATATAGTTCTGCAGAACAGAAAGTAACAAAGTTTTCCTGGAAAAGGCAATAACCATCTGGGAGGGGCTCTTACAGTTTAAGATAAGagcatttataaaagcaaaaaatgaaagaggttaGTGTTTGGAGTAAGTTGCAGGAGTCCAGCCTGGCTGCTGGAGAgccagagggaggggagaagtagtagctttaaaatttctaaatttacttCTCCTGGCTGCCGAagaaatgccatgcaatgggttggcttcacagtgggaatttattggcccatggTCTTGAGAGTAGAAGGTATTTCTACTACCCTGAAGAAATGGCttgaaattttctaaattatagGGACTTAGTGGTGGCAATCCAGTTGAGAAGGACTTTTGTTGAAGTTGTATAtcatagcaatatatatatatatagtccacCATTTTGCCTAGATTATATCATTCTATTGGAGTAGCTTTTTAAGCAAGACTAATGATGTTTATCGGGGAATAGACTTTCCAGTAACTTTTCCCTTCCCATAGTCATGGGATGGGTAAAGGGGATGTGGCACAAAATAAGATGGAGAGGTTAAAAATGAGCATTTTATGATGGgttgattctgtgtttttctactttttcttattGACTCTAGATATGGAAAAAATGACCTCTTCCATCCTGGACCttttttaacagagagaaagtgAGCCCTGCCTCTTTCATCCCTTTCTCCTTAACACTCCACCTCCCAGAATATAAGCAGTAAAGTCAGTGCTATTTTGTAACAGGAAAAATTGACTTCTCTCCTTATCCTaaatcttttcttcctctccttccttctacttTGTAACAGCTGTGctcaaatgaataaaaactgCCTCAACTCACACCTTTGAGGAAATTGTACCAGTGGGAACTGAGCAGGAAAGCACAGGAAAAAAGGAGTCTCTTCCAAGTTTCTAAAATATTGGTACcattatctctttttaaaatctccccCAAACAATTATTTAGGCAATAACTCACTAATAgggagataaaaaatatatagaaaggtaATGAAGAAGACAGGAGGGCTGCCCTATGTAACTGTCATGATCTCTGGAAACAGGAAAGCTGGGCAAATGTGTGGCTGTGGGCTAAGGGTAAGATAAGGGAGACATTTTCTCATTCTGCAGCCACAGTCCAGTAAATACAAGCTATCACAGAAATACAATAAAGTATAAGGCACAGTCCTTGTACTAAAAGTTTACTGTTTTGCTTGGGTATCACATCAAACAACTAGGAAACAATTGACTAAAATAGCTGAGTTTTCAATAATATGGTTGCAACCCATATGTAGTAAAATGGGATCCAGAGGTAAAAAATGGGATCTGTTCTGTGAGAGGTAGAGTGGTGTTCCATTGATGGCTGACTCTGAAGCCAGACTTCCCAGTATTAAAGTCTGGCTCTCACTTTGTAACCTTGGACAAGCTATTTTAACTTCGCTTTGTATGGTCGactgtaaaatagggatataGATAGCACCTATCTCATAGGTTGCAGTGAACATTAAATATGTTAAGACATGAAATGTGAGTATAACAGTACCGGGAACAGAGCTAAATCTCAATTAATATTAGCTGTCATTAGTTCAGTCACACAAATATTTACCAATATGCAGTGAGAACTTTGTGTCAGGTACTATTATAAGcacattttcatatattcattcagaATGTTCACTGTTATGACATAAAAATAGTATAAAAGTTCGAGGATGCATTCCAAAGCATCAGATATaaagattgaaagagaaaattatcactaagtattgagtaaaataatattaacttgcctaaaaaagataaaatacacaTCTACAAATTTGgtgacaaaaaaaatgaagagagaaatgcaGAATTTAGAGGAATACAAAAGTAATGAATACTAAGGGAATGGAAATTCCAGGTTCTAAAACACCTGTACATAATAGGAAACCAGGCTCTTTAGCCCTTGGAAGCTCCTGGGGACCAGTCTCAAATGTTTTCAGATTAACTCTCAACTGGTCCTTGAAAGAAGAATGAATAGATGCCcattttagaagagaaaatattcaaagcctTTCCATTAGGGTCCCAAACTTTCATGCCATCATCTTAAAAAGACTAAATGATTTTTCCTTTCTGAGACAGTCAAGAGTactaataatgacaataatacaATCAATTATAAATGCATCATAATTGCAGGTACCATTTTTAGCCACCTATTGTGACAGAAACCTTAGAGATTTTATGTAACTTCAATCCCACAATAAATTGCCAAAGAGTTATTTTTTCCCACATTTCACCATGAACTAGCTAAAGCtcagaaaaattaagtaacttaTCCAAAAATCACACCCAAGCTAAATGGTAtgctgctgattgtatatgttttCATTAGAAAACTGCCTTCATCTTAGAATATTCATTAACAATGAGATTGCTTTATAACCACATTTGAAATTATATTGTCTCTATTATTTTCTTACAGGCCTGGCATATCCCAACACAATTCTTGGAGATACTGGTAGCCTTGCCTCTGCTGTTGCATAATCCTAAATACTATTGAATCTCTCAGTACTTCAATTTTATcaccaataaaattaaaatattcctgcCCATCTTGATTTCCAGAGAAGTTCTAAAAATCAAACAAAGTAATGCCgcttaaagtgatttttttaatttgcactataaatttacatttccctgagtCATGTCCTAACTGAACTCTGCAGGTGACATGGACATATGGAGATAGGAAATTATTCCGCGGTGACTGAATTCTTTCTGGTGGGGTTTTCCCAATACCCAGAGCTCCAGCTTTCTGTGTTCATGTTCTGCCTAATCACGTACCTGATAATCCTCCTAGGAAACAGCCTCCTCATTATCATCAGCATCCTGGACTCCCgcctccacacccccatgtacttcttccttgggAACCTCTCATTCTTGGACATCTGCTATACATCTTCTTTCATTCCTCCAATGCTCATCATATTTAGGTCTgataaaaaatccatttctttcaTTGGTTGTACTCTACAGATGGTGATCTCCCTTGGCTTAGGTTCCACTGAGTGTATTCTCCTGGCAATGATGGCCTATGACCGGTATGTGGCTATTTGCAACCCACTGAGGTACCCCATCATCATGAACAAAGCGCTATGTGTGCACATGGCTGCGTGGTCCTGGAGCATAGGCTTTCTGATCGCCCTAATACAAACAGTTCTAGCAATGACACTGCCTTTCTGTGGGAATAATATCATCGATCACATTACCTGTGAGTTACTGGCTCTTCTTAAACTCACCTGTTCAGATATAAGCATCAATGTGCTTGTCATGACGGTGGCaagtattattttattgattattcctctgttgttaattttcatttcctatgTTTTCATCCTCTCTACAATACTGAGAATTAATTCTGCTGAGGGGAGAAAGAAAGCTTTTTCTACCTGTTCAGCCCACCTGGTGGTGGTAATTTTGTTCTATGGTTCAGCACTTTTTATGTACATGAAGCCTAAGTCAAAGGACACAAAAACATCCGATGAGATCATTGGTCTGTCTTATGGAGTGGTCACCCCAATGTTGAACCCCATCATCTACAGCCTAAGGAATAAGGAGGTAAAAGAGGCTGTGAAGAAAGTCCTCAGCAAACATTTGCATCTATGGAAAATATGAAATTCTTAGGCGTGTGATGGCTTCACTTGCGGAAAAGACATGTTTTTGGTGTTCACAGAAGAAGTTGTAGAACCCAGCAAGATGAGCGTTTGTGTTCATAAAGCCAAATGTAGGATGGTTCATTTTACCACAGACAATGCCCATGtaaacatttctctctcttctctctatctctctctctccttccctcctctctctttttgtccttatcttatctcatctcctttccttccctcatctcatctcctttccttccctcctttgctCCACTCTATTTTTCTCAGAATTTCTCTTTTCCTACTTTTAATACTACCTCTCCCTCTTGCTTTATAattctctatttctatctctttctcattctcttattctcttcctttctcagtgacattcataatttttaagcAAAGAGTCACAAATGGTTCCAAGTCCTTCACCCTTCAGAAGTCACCCTTTCTTTTAGTAGGTAAATTACAATAGTCCAACTTCTATAATGCGTGAGTGCATACAGATATCTTGCAAAATATTGCTGAGGGCTTTTTACATTTTCTCAGCTTGGGATCATTTTTGTTTCCATGTTATACTGAGCTTTCCATCATTCCTTTCTGATAATCTTATAACTATTTCCCCATGGCATTTAAGCTCCCTACAGTCCATTTTCTCCTCAAAGAATATGTTtataatgccttttaaaaagcatataatcAAAAGATTGTCATGTTTAATACTTAGCTTGAGAATGAGATGAGATATAAGAATACATAAAGGAAAtcctttaatatttaatatcacTGCTCCTAGTAACTACTAGACAT of the Tamandua tetradactyla isolate mTamTet1 chromosome 2, mTamTet1.pri, whole genome shotgun sequence genome contains:
- the LOC143659353 gene encoding olfactory receptor 13D1-like; the encoded protein is MEIGNYSAVTEFFLVGFSQYPELQLSVFMFCLITYLIILLGNSLLIIISILDSRLHTPMYFFLGNLSFLDICYTSSFIPPMLIIFRSDKKSISFIGCTLQMVISLGLGSTECILLAMMAYDRYVAICNPLRYPIIMNKALCVHMAAWSWSIGFLIALIQTVLAMTLPFCGNNIIDHITCELLALLKLTCSDISINVLVMTVASIILLIIPLLLIFISYVFILSTILRINSAEGRKKAFSTCSAHLVVVILFYGSALFMYMKPKSKDTKTSDEIIGLSYGVVTPMLNPIIYSLRNKEVKEAVKKVLSKHLHLWKI